The following proteins are encoded in a genomic region of Lutra lutra chromosome 16, mLutLut1.2, whole genome shotgun sequence:
- the AANAT gene encoding serotonin N-acetyltransferase produces the protein MSTQSTPAPEPEASDMQPGTPEALSRQRRHTLPASEFRCLTVDDARGVFEIEREAFISVLGTCPLYLDEVKHFLTLCPELSLGWFQEGCLVAFIIGSLWDQERLTQESLTLHRPRGHTAHLHVLAVHHACRRQGKGSTLMRRYLQHLGGQPAVSRAVLMCEDRLVPFYQGFGFSPVGPCAITLGPLAFTELQCSMRDHASRRRNSGC, from the exons ATGTCCACACAGAGCACACCCGCCCCAGAGCCCGAGGCCTCGGACATGCAGCCTGGGACCCCAGAGGCCCTCAGCCGCCAGCGGCGCCACACGCTTCCCGCCAGTGAGTTCCGCTGCCTCACTGTGGACGATGCCAGAGGCGTGTTTGAGATCGAGCGCGAAG CCTTCATCTCCGTCTTGGGCACCTGCCCCTTATATCTGGATGAGGTCAAGCATTTCCTGACCCTGTGTCCAGAGCTGTCCCTGGGCTGGTTCCAGGAGGGGTGCCTCGTAGCCTTCATCATCGGCTCGCTTTGGGACCAGGAGAGACTCACTCAG GAGTCACTGACGCTGCACCGGCCCAGGGGCCACACTGCCCACCTGCACGTGCTGGCCGTGCACCACGCTTGCCGGCGCCAGGGCAAGGGCTCCACACTGATGCGGCGCTACCTGCAGCACCTGGGCGGCCAGCCGGCGGTGAGCCGGGCCGTGCTCATGTGCGAGGACAGACTGGTGCCCTTCTACCAGGGCTTCGGCTTCAGCCCCGTGGGCCCCTGCGCCATCACGCTGGGCCCGCTCGCCTTCACGGAgctccagtgctccatgcgagaCCACGCGTCCCGGCGTCGGAACAGCGGCTGCTGA
- the RHBDF2 gene encoding inactive rhomboid protein 2, giving the protein MASADKNGESVSSVSSSRLQSRKPPNLSITIPPPENPAPGEQASMLPQRPRNPAYVKSVSLQEPRGRWQEGSSEKRPGFRRQASLSQSIRKGTAQWFGVSGDWEAKRQHWQRRSLHHCSVRYGRLKPSCQRDLELPSQEVPSFQGAESPKPCRMPKIVDPLARGRAFRHPDEVDRPHAPHPPLTPGVLSLTSFSSVRSGCSHLPRRKRMSVAHMSFQAAAALLKGRSVLDATGQRCRVVKRSFAYPSFLEEDVVDGADTFDSSFFSKEEMSSMPDDVFESPPLSASYFRGIPRSASPVSPDGVQTPLKKEHGRGLVDGARRGKRIASRVKHFAFDRKKRHYGLGVVGNWLNRSYRRSISSTVQRQLESFDSHRPYFTYWLTFVHIIITLLVICTYGIAPVGFAQHITTQLVLRNKGVYESVKYIQQENFWIGPSSIDLIHLGAKFSPCIRKDQQIEQLVLRERDLERDSGCCVQNDHSGCIQTQRKDCSETLATFVKWQDDAGPPMDKSDLGQKRTSGAVCHQDPRTCEEPASSGAHIWPDDITKWPICTEQARSNRTGFLHMDCQIKGRPCCIGTKGSCEITTREYCEFMHGYFHEEATLCSQVHCLDKVCGLLPFLNPEVPDQFYRLWLSLFLHAGVVHCLVSVVFQMTILRDLEKLAGWHRIAIIFILSGITGNLASAIFLPYRAEVGPAGSQFGLLACLFVELFQSWQLLERPWKAFLNLSAVVLFLFICGLLPWIDNIAHIFGFLSGLLLAFAFLPYITFGTSDKYRKRALILVSLLVFAGLFASLVIWLYVYPIHWPWIEYLTCLPFTSRFCEKYELDQVLH; this is encoded by the exons aTGGCCTCCGCTGACAAGAATGGCGAGAGCGTCTCCTCTGTGTCCAGCAGCCGCCTGCAGAGCCGGAAGCCGCCCAACCTGTCCATCACCATCCCACCTCCCGAGAACCCGGCGCCGGGCGAGCAGGCCAGCATGCTTCCCCAG AGGCCCAGGAACCCAGCCTACGTGAAGAGTGTCAGCCTCCAGGAGCCACGGGGACGATGGCAGGAGGGCAGCTCAGAGAAGCGCCCTGGCTTCCGCCGCCAGGCCTCCCTGTCCCAGAGCATTCGCAA GGGCACGGCCCAGTGGTTCGGGGTCAGCGGTGACTGGGAGGCCAAGCGACAGCACTGGCAGCGCCGGAGCCTCCACCACTGCAGCGTGCGCTACGGCCGGCTCAAGCCCTCGTGCCAGCGCGACCTGGAGCTCCCCAGCCAGGAGGTGCCCTCCTTCCAGGGTGCCGAGTCGCCGAAGCCCTGCAGGATGCCCAAG ATTGTGGATCCCCTGGCCCGTGGACGGGCGTTCCGTCACCCGGACGAGGTGGATAGGCCCCATGCCCCGCACCCACCGCTGaccccaggggtcctgtccctcacctccttcagcaGCGTCCGCTCCGGCTGTTCCCACCTGCCCCGCCGCAAGAGGATGTCTGTGGCCCACATGAGCTTTCAGGCTGCCGCCGCCCTCCTCAAG GGCCGCTCCGTGCTGGATGCCACGGGCCAGCGGTGCCGCGTGGTCAAACGCAGCTTCGCCTACcccagcttcctggaggaggacgTGGTGGATGGCGCAGACACATTTGACTCCTCATTTTTTAGTAAG GAGGAAATGAGCTCCATGCCCGATGACGTGTTTGAGTCTCCCCCACTCTCGGCCAGCTACTTCCGGGGCATCCCACGCTCAGCCTCCCCAGTCTCCCCCGATGGGGTGCAGACGCCTCT gaagaAGGAGCATGGCCGAGGCCTGGTGGACGGGGCCAGGCGCGGCAAGCGCATCGCGTCCAGGGTGAAGCACTTTGCCTTCGACCGCAAGAAGCGGCACTACGGGCTGGGCGTGGTGGGCAACTGGCTGAACCGGAGCTACCGCCGCAGCATCAGCAGCACCGTGCAGCGCCAGCTGGAGAGCTTCGACAGTCACCG GCCCTACTTCACCTACTGGCTGACCTTTGTCCACATCATCATCACACTGCTGGTGATCTGCACGTACGGCATCGCACCTGTGGGCTTTGCCCAGCACATCACCACCCAGCTG GTGCTCAGGAACAAAGGTGTGTATGAGAGCGTGAAGTATATCCAGCAGGAGAACTTCTGGATTGGCCCCAGCTCG ATTGATTTGATCCACCTGGGAGCCAAGTTCTCCCCCTGCATCCGGAAGGACCAGCAGATCGAGCAGCTGGTGCTTCGGGAGCGAGACCTAGAGCGGGACTCGGGCTGCTGTGTTCAGAACGACCACTCAGGCTGCATTCAGACCCAGCGGAAGGACTGCTCG GAGACTTTAGCCACTTTTGTCAAGTGGCAGGATGATGCCGGGCCCCCCATGGATAAGTCTGATCTGGGCCAGAAGCGGACATCAGGGGCAGTGTGCCACCAAGACCCCAG AACCTGCGAGGAACCAGCCTCGAGCGGCGCCCACATCTGGCCCGATGACATCACCAAGTGGCCA ATCTGCACCGAGCAGGCCAGGAGTAACCGCACCGGCTTCCTACACATGGATTGCCAGATCAAGGGCCGCCCCTGCTGCATTGGCACCAAGGGCAG CTGTGAGATCACCACCCGGGAGTACTGTGAGTTCATGCATGGCTATTTCCACGAAGAGGCAACACTCTGCTCCCAG GTGCACTGCTTGGACAAGGTGTGCGGGCTGCTGCCCTTCCTCAACCCCGAGGTCCCCGATCAGTTCTACAGGCTCTGGCTGTCTCTGTTCCTCCACGCAGG cgTGGTGCACTGCCTCGTGTCTGTGGTCTTCCAAATGACCATCCTGCGGGACCTGGAGAAGCTGGCCGGCTGGCACCGCATTGCCATCATCTTTATTCTCAGTGGCATCACCGGCAACCTCGCCAGTGCCATCTTCCTCCCATACCGGGCGGAG gtgGGCCCGGCGGGTTCACAGTTTGGCCTCCTCGCCTGCCTCTTCGTGGAGCTCTTCCAGAGCTGGCAGCTGCTGGAGCGGCCCTGGAAGGCCTTCCTCAACCTGTCGGCCGTCGTGCTGTTCCTGTTCATCTGTGGCCTCCTACCCTGGATCGACAACATCGCCCACATCTTTGGCTTCCTCAGCGGCCTGCTGCTGGCCTTCGCCTTCCTGCCCTACATCACCTTCGGCACCAGCGACAAGTACCGCAAACGCGCCCTTATCCTAGTGTCACTGCTGGTCTTTGCCGGCCTCTTTGCCTCTCTCGTCATCTGGCTCTACGTCTACCCCATCCACTGGCCCTGGATCGAGTACCTCACCTGCCTGCCCTTCACCAGCCGCTTCTGCGAGAAGTACGAGCTGGACCAGGTGCTGCACTGA